TGGACATCCGTATCAGTGATGAGAGCGAAAAGCTGCTCGAAACGGGTGGAGGTATCCGGAAGGCATGGCCGCTCTTCAACCAGACAGAGCCTATTCTCATCCACAACGTGGATATTCTGAGTAATGTGGATCTGAAGAAGTTCTACCAGATGGAGAGTCAGGACATGATAGCAGCCCGACTGATGGTGAGCGAACGCAAGACCAAGCGCTATCTTCTCTTCGATGACAGCATGCGATTGGTAGGTTGGACGAATATTGAGACGGGCGAGGTAAAGAGTCCTTATCCAGATCTCAATCCTAAAGATTATAAGATGTATGCTTTCTCGGGCATCCACATGGTAGCCCCATTACTCTTCCCATTGATGGAGGAGGAACCGGACAAGTTCCCAATCATGGATTTCTATCTGAAACATTGCGACAAGGTGCGCATAGAGGGATATGTAAAGAACGACCTCAAGCTGATGGATGTGGGAAAGCAGGAGACGCTGAAAGAGGCGGAAGCATTCCTGAAATCGTTAGTTAATAGTTTATAGTTAATAGCGGCTATGCCGTATAGCAAGATTACTATAAACTATAAATTGTAAACTGTAAATTAAAATTAGATATTATGCAACAGAAGATTATTATTTTGGATTTCGGTTCACAGACCACACAGCTCATCGGCCGTCGTGTCCGTGAACTCGATACCTTCTGCGAGATCATGCCTTACAACAAGTTTCCAAAGGATGACCCATCTGTCATTGGTGTCATCTTGAGCGGTAGCCCTTATTCCGTTCATGATCCGGAAGCTTTCAAGGTAGATCTGAGCCAGTTTATTGGCCGTATTCCTGTACTCGGCATCTGCTACGGTGCTCAGTTCCTCTCTTACGCCCAGGGCGGTAAGGTGGAGGCTGCTGACAGCCGTGAGTATGGTCGTGCCA
This Segatella copri DSM 18205 DNA region includes the following protein-coding sequences:
- a CDS encoding nucleotidyltransferase family protein — protein: MMQAMIFAAGLGTRLKPLTDRIPKALVSVGGEPLLKRVIFQLKDAGFTRIVVNVHHFSNQIIDYLRENDNFGMDIRISDESEKLLETGGGIRKAWPLFNQTEPILIHNVDILSNVDLKKFYQMESQDMIAARLMVSERKTKRYLLFDDSMRLVGWTNIETGEVKSPYPDLNPKDYKMYAFSGIHMVAPLLFPLMEEEPDKFPIMDFYLKHCDKVRIEGYVKNDLKLMDVGKQETLKEAEAFLKSLVNSL